Below is a genomic region from Pseudomonas sp. JQ170C.
CCTTGATCGCACCAGTTTCGGCAAGCGCCTGGGCACTTACGCCGAGACCATCAAGTTGCCTGTACAGCCGGTGGTCGAGGGCCGCCTGCTGCGCATGGTCGGCCTGACCCTGGAGGCCGAAGGCCTGCGTGCCGCGGTGGGCAGCCGCTGCGTGGTGATCAACGACGACAGCTACCATCCGGTGCAGGTCGAGGCCGAAGTGATGGGCTTCTCCGGCGGCAAGGTGTTTCTGATGCCGGTGGGCAGTGTCGCCGGCATTGCACCGGGCGCACGGGTTGTACCGCTGGCCGACAACGGCCGCCTGCCCATGGGTATGAGCATGCTCGGCCGGGTGCTCGATGGTGCCGGGCGGGCGCTCGACGGCAAGGGCGGGATGAAGGCTGAAGACTGGGTGCCGATGGACGGCCCGACCATCAACCCGCTCAACCGTGACCCGATCAGCCAGCCACTGGACGTCGGCATCCGCAGTATCAACGGCCTGTTGACGGTGGGGCGCGGCCAGCGCCTGGGCCTGTTCGCCGGTACCGGCGTGGGCAAGAGTGTGCTGCTGGGCATGATGACCCGCTTCACCGAGGCCGACATCATCGTGGTCGGCCTGATCGGTGAGCGGGGCCGTGAGGTGAAGGAGTTCATCGAGCACATTCTGGGTACCGAGGGTCTCAAGCGCTCGGTGGTGGTGGCGTCGCCTGCCGACGATGCGCCGCTGATGCGTTTGCGGGCGGCGATGTACTGCACCCGCATTGCCGAATACTTTCGTGACAAGGGCAAGAATGTCCTGCTGTTGATGGATTCGCTCACCCGTTTCGCCCAGGCCCAGCGGGAAATCGCGCTGGCCATCGGCGAGCCGCCTGCCACCAAGGGTTATCCGCCGTCGGTGTTCGCCAAGTTGCCCAAGCTGGTGGAACGCGCCGGTAACGGCGAGGCGGGTGGTGGCTCGATCACCGCGTTCTATACCGTGTTGTCCGAAGGTGACGACCAGCAGGACCCGATCGCCGACTCGGCCCGGGGTGTGCTTGACGGCCACATCGTGCTGTCCCGGCGCCTGGCCGAGGAAGGGCACTACCCGGCCATCGACATTGAAGCTTCGATCAGCCGGGTCATGCCCCAGGTGGTCACCCCGGCGCAGATGGGCCAGGCCCAGCAGTTCAAGCAGCTGTGGTCGCGGCTGTCCCAGAGCCGCGACCTGATCAGTGTCGGGGCCTACGTGGCCGGTGGCGACGCCGAGACGGACCTGGCCATCGCCTTGCAGCCAAAGCTGGTGCACTACTTGCGCCAGGGGCTGAACGACAATGTCAGCCTTGAGCAGAGCCGCGAGCACCTGGAAAGCGTGTTCGCCCAGCCCAACCCCGGCGCGGGGGGCTGATAGGCCATGGCCCAGCCCGGTCGTGCGGCGCGCCTGGCGCCGGTGGTGGAGATGGCCGAGAACGCCGAGCGCCAGGCCGCCCAGCGCCTGGGGCAGTTCCAGCAGCAAGTGAGCCTGGCCCAGGCCAAGCTCGCCGAGCTCGACCGCTTTCGCGAAGACTACCAGCTGCAATGGATCAACCGTGGTGGCCAGGGGGTCTCGGGCAGTTGGCTGGTGAATTACCAGCGCTTCCTTGGCCAGCTTGAAAGCGCCATGACCCAGCAGCGCCAGAGTCTGGCCTGGCACCAGAACAACCTCACCAATGCCCGTGGCACCTGGCAGCAGGCCTATGCCCGGGTCGAAGGCCTGCGCAAGCTGGTGCAGCGCTACATCGACGAAGCCCGCCTGGTCGAGGACAAACGCGAGCAGAAGCTGCTCGACGAACTGTCCCAGCGTCTGCCGCGCCACGACCGCTATTGATCCGGGCCTTGGGGGGCAAGAGTTGCCCCACCGGAGCAGGGCTGCTACACCTTCTAGTTGTCTGTCATCGTCGTTCTCGAAGGAATCGCCTACATGGCCGTAGAAACCGTAGTCTCCCAGGATGGGAAAAAACTGACGATCAAAGTCAAAGGCCGCTTTGACTTTGGCAAGCACCAGGAATTTCGCGAAGCCTATGAGCGCAAGCCGGTACGGCCGGACTCGGTGGTGGTCGACCTGAAAGAGGCGACCTACCTCGACAGCTCGGCGCTGGGCATGCTGCTGATGCTGCGCGATCACGTTGGGGGCGAAGAGTCGGAAGTGCAGGTGGTCAATACCAGTTCCGATGTGCGCAAGATTCTCGCGATCTCCAATTTCGACAAGCTGTTCGACATCAGTTGATCCGGGCTATGCCTGACTCAGCGCTGACTGTGCTTATCGCCGAAGATGGCGCGGCAGACCGGTTGCTGCTCGCCCGCATCGTCAGCAAGCAGGGGTATGCGGTGCTCACCGCCGAAAATGGCGAGCAGGCCGTGGCACTGTTTACCGAGCAGCGCCCGCAGGTCGTGCTGCTCGATGCGTTGATGCCGGTGATGGATGGCTTTGAAGCCGCGCGCCGGATCAAGGCCCTGGCAGGCGAAACCCTGGTGCCGATCATCTTCCTGACGTCGTTGAGTGAGGAAGAAGCGCTGGTGCGCTGCCTGGAGGCCGGTGGCGACGACTTTCTGGCCAAGCCTTACAGCCCTGTGATCCTCGGCGCCAAAATCAAGGCGATGGATCGTTTGCGCCGCTTGCACGCGACGGTGCTGGAGCAGCGCGACCAGATCACCCGTCACCATCACCATTTGCTGAACGAGCAGCGCGTGGCCAAGGCGGTGTTCGACAAGGTGGCCCATGCCGGGTGCCTGAGCGCGCCCAATATCCGCTATTTGCAATCACCCTATGCCTTGTTCAACGGGGACCTGTTGTTGGCAGCCTTCACCCCGTCCGGGGATATGCATGTGCTGCTGGGGGACTTTACCGGCCACGGCTTGCCGGCAGCGGTCGGTGCCATGCCGCTGGCCGAGGTGTTCTACGGTATGACGGCCAAGGGCTATGGCCTGGCTGAAACCCTGCGCGAGATGAATGCCAAGCTCAAGCGCATCCTGCCTGTAGATATGTTCTGCTGCGCGGTGCTGCTCAACTTGAGTTTTCAGCGACGCGTGGTCGAGGTGTGGAACGGCGGTATGCCGGATGGCTATCTGTTGTCGGTTGACGGCCGCGAGCCCTTGGCGCTGGTGTCCCGGCACTTGCCGTTGGGTGTGCTGGCGCCGGAGCGCTTCGATGATTCGACCCAGGTACTGCCGCTGGGCCTGGGCGAGCGGCTGTTCTTGCTGTCGGACGGGGTGGTCGACACCAGTGATGACCAGGATCAGCTGTTCGGGGTAGAGCGCCTGCGCCAGGTGCTCGTCGACAATCGCCAGCCGGGCTTGCTGTTCGAGGAGGTGCTGCATGCGCTGGACGCCTTTCGCGGGCGCTCCCGTGACGACGTGAGCCTGGTGGAAATCCGCATGGTGGAGCCCGAGGCGTTGTCGCCGCCACCGTTGATCTATTCTGACAGCGGCCAGAGTGCACCGCTGGATTGGTCGTTGCAGTTCGAGTTTCGCGCCCAGACGCTCAAGCGCTTCAATCCGCTGCCCTATCTGTTGCAGTTGCTGCAGGAGGTGCACGGCCTGCGGGCCCAGAGCGGGGCGCTGCACAGTGTATTGAGCGAGTTGTATTCCAATGCCCTGGAGCATGGAGTGCTGGGGCTTGATTCGGCGCTCAAGCGAGATGCCGCCGGCTTTGCCGAGTACTACCGCCAGCGCAGTGAGCGTTTGCAGGCGCTGGGGGAGGGCTGTATTCGCGTAGGCCTGCGGGTTGAACCTCAAGGCCTGGGCGGGCGTCTGATCATCGAGGTGGACGACAGTGGCAAAGGTTTCAACGTAACTAAAGTGCTGGCGCGACCGCTTATCGAGCAAGGCTTGAGCGGGCGAGGGCTGAACCTGATACGTCGGCTGAGCCGGCACGCCGAATGGACTGACCAGGGGCGCCGAGCATGCGTGGAGTTCACCTGGGACGCTCTGGCATAATCCAACTTGATCAAGGAGTGAGCAAGTGACTGATAACCACATCGATCGCAAGGTACTCAGCGACCTGCAGGAGGTCATGGACGATGGCTACCTGCATTTGCTGGAGATCTTTCTCGACGACTCCGAAAAACGCTTGAGCCAATTGCATGAAGCCAAGAATGCAACGGAGCTTGGGCATGCCGCGCACAGCTTCAAGGGCAGTAGCAGCAACATGGGTGCACTGGTCCTGGCCGAGCTGTGCAGGCAACTGGAGGAGCGTGTCAAGCAACAGCCCTTGTATGGGATCGAAGACCTGATCAACCAGATCGATCGCGAGTACGTGCTGGTTCGTCAGTTGTACAGCGACGAACACCAGCGTGTTTTGATCGGTTGATTGCCTGCAGCTGGCGCGACTTTTGCTGTACTTTCGCTATTGAACGTTAAAGATGCCCCGTAGCGGAGACGCGTACATGCCTGTTGCTTCCAACCCCTTGCTCCAGCCCGGCGTCGCGGCCAAGCCGTCGCGGGCCGCGGCCAGCCAGCCGGACGCGTTGTTGCAGAGCGCCAAAGACAAGTCTGAAGGCTTCTCCAAGGTGTATGCACAGCAGTCCCGCGGCCCGGAGCCGGCGTCTGCCGCCAGCGGCAAGGACAAGCAGGCAGCGGTTGCCGACAGCGGCAAGAATTTGCCTGACGACAAGGACGATGCTGTCGAAGACCCGGCGTCTGCTGCCGATTCCACCGCACTCGATCCAAAGCTGGTTGCCGGTCAGGTGACCGATGCGCAGCCCGGGTCGCAGTTGATCCAGGC
It encodes:
- a CDS encoding ATP-binding SpoIIE family protein phosphatase; this translates as MPDSALTVLIAEDGAADRLLLARIVSKQGYAVLTAENGEQAVALFTEQRPQVVLLDALMPVMDGFEAARRIKALAGETLVPIIFLTSLSEEEALVRCLEAGGDDFLAKPYSPVILGAKIKAMDRLRRLHATVLEQRDQITRHHHHLLNEQRVAKAVFDKVAHAGCLSAPNIRYLQSPYALFNGDLLLAAFTPSGDMHVLLGDFTGHGLPAAVGAMPLAEVFYGMTAKGYGLAETLREMNAKLKRILPVDMFCCAVLLNLSFQRRVVEVWNGGMPDGYLLSVDGREPLALVSRHLPLGVLAPERFDDSTQVLPLGLGERLFLLSDGVVDTSDDQDQLFGVERLRQVLVDNRQPGLLFEEVLHALDAFRGRSRDDVSLVEIRMVEPEALSPPPLIYSDSGQSAPLDWSLQFEFRAQTLKRFNPLPYLLQLLQEVHGLRAQSGALHSVLSELYSNALEHGVLGLDSALKRDAAGFAEYYRQRSERLQALGEGCIRVGLRVEPQGLGGRLIIEVDDSGKGFNVTKVLARPLIEQGLSGRGLNLIRRLSRHAEWTDQGRRACVEFTWDALA
- the fliJ gene encoding flagellar export protein FliJ, whose translation is MAQPGRAARLAPVVEMAENAERQAAQRLGQFQQQVSLAQAKLAELDRFREDYQLQWINRGGQGVSGSWLVNYQRFLGQLESAMTQQRQSLAWHQNNLTNARGTWQQAYARVEGLRKLVQRYIDEARLVEDKREQKLLDELSQRLPRHDRY
- the fliI gene encoding flagellar protein export ATPase FliI, with amino-acid sequence MRLDRTSFGKRLGTYAETIKLPVQPVVEGRLLRMVGLTLEAEGLRAAVGSRCVVINDDSYHPVQVEAEVMGFSGGKVFLMPVGSVAGIAPGARVVPLADNGRLPMGMSMLGRVLDGAGRALDGKGGMKAEDWVPMDGPTINPLNRDPISQPLDVGIRSINGLLTVGRGQRLGLFAGTGVGKSVLLGMMTRFTEADIIVVGLIGERGREVKEFIEHILGTEGLKRSVVVASPADDAPLMRLRAAMYCTRIAEYFRDKGKNVLLLMDSLTRFAQAQREIALAIGEPPATKGYPPSVFAKLPKLVERAGNGEAGGGSITAFYTVLSEGDDQQDPIADSARGVLDGHIVLSRRLAEEGHYPAIDIEASISRVMPQVVTPAQMGQAQQFKQLWSRLSQSRDLISVGAYVAGGDAETDLAIALQPKLVHYLRQGLNDNVSLEQSREHLESVFAQPNPGAGG
- a CDS encoding STAS domain-containing protein — its product is MAVETVVSQDGKKLTIKVKGRFDFGKHQEFREAYERKPVRPDSVVVDLKEATYLDSSALGMLLMLRDHVGGEESEVQVVNTSSDVRKILAISNFDKLFDIS
- a CDS encoding Hpt domain-containing protein, with amino-acid sequence MTDNHIDRKVLSDLQEVMDDGYLHLLEIFLDDSEKRLSQLHEAKNATELGHAAHSFKGSSSNMGALVLAELCRQLEERVKQQPLYGIEDLINQIDREYVLVRQLYSDEHQRVLIG